A single genomic interval of Methylobacterium bullatum harbors:
- the nqo2 gene encoding NADH-quinone oxidoreductase chain 2, whose product MANRRLAPASEQPASFAFSPENADWAKGQIEKYPEGRQASAVIPLLWKAQEQNGGWLPRAAIEAVAAELGMPHIRVLEVATFYTMFALEPVGRFWIQLCGTVPCDSCGARELKDYLQERLGAPGHVSADGNFSWLEVECLGACCNAPMAQINQDYYEDLTPDLLGTLMDDLAAGRPVKVGSQVGRISSEPKGGADTLTDATLFDGSRVGAWRKRFEEHAADDTTAEGKSEAASSEQRAATDPKPAKPDAGRAAASSASDGPAQRSAGGEEPVKDGDKSDAADAKDSKAQPGHPTADAGVTVARAEAAGAEAGTQSDLPRDEPPLQPLASGASDDLGPDDATSSPKAAKPRKTTPKAGAPKTEGN is encoded by the coding sequence ATGGCCAACCGCAGACTCGCCCCCGCTTCCGAGCAGCCGGCCTCCTTCGCCTTCTCACCGGAGAACGCGGATTGGGCCAAAGGGCAGATCGAGAAATATCCGGAAGGGCGTCAGGCCTCCGCCGTGATCCCGTTATTGTGGAAGGCGCAGGAGCAGAATGGCGGTTGGCTGCCGCGCGCGGCCATCGAGGCGGTGGCCGCCGAACTCGGCATGCCGCATATCCGCGTGCTCGAAGTCGCGACCTTCTACACGATGTTCGCCCTCGAACCGGTGGGCCGGTTCTGGATACAGCTTTGCGGCACGGTGCCGTGCGATTCCTGCGGCGCGCGCGAGTTGAAGGACTACCTTCAGGAGCGTCTCGGTGCGCCCGGCCATGTGAGCGCCGACGGCAATTTTTCCTGGCTTGAAGTCGAGTGTCTCGGCGCCTGCTGCAATGCGCCGATGGCGCAGATCAACCAGGATTACTACGAGGATCTGACGCCGGATCTCCTCGGCACGCTGATGGACGATCTGGCGGCCGGCCGTCCGGTCAAGGTCGGCTCGCAGGTGGGCCGGATCTCGTCCGAGCCGAAGGGCGGCGCCGACACCCTCACCGACGCGACCCTGTTCGACGGCTCCCGCGTGGGCGCATGGCGCAAGCGGTTCGAGGAGCATGCGGCCGACGACACCACGGCAGAGGGTAAGTCCGAGGCGGCGTCCTCGGAGCAGCGCGCCGCCACCGATCCGAAGCCCGCCAAGCCCGATGCCGGACGCGCCGCTGCCTCGTCCGCCTCGGACGGCCCCGCCCAGCGCTCGGCCGGAGGCGAAGAGCCGGTCAAGGACGGCGACAAGTCGGATGCTGCGGATGCCAAGGATTCCAAGGCACAGCCGGGTCACCCCACGGCCGATGCCGGGGTGACGGTGGCGCGCGCCGAAGCCGCCGGTGCCGAAGCGGGAACGCAGTCGGACCTGCCCCGGGACGAGCCGCCGCTGCAGCCCCTCGCCTCCGGTGCCAGTGACGATCTGGGGCCGGACGACGCGACGTCGTCTCCGAAGGCCGCCAAGCCGAGGAAGACGACCCCGAAGGCCGGCGCTCCGAAGACGGAGGGGAACTGA
- the nuoD gene encoding NADH-quinone oxidoreductase subunit D, which produces MTEHNIRNFAINFGPQHPAAHGVLRLVLELDGEIVERVDPHIGLLHRGTEKLIEHKTYLQATPYFDRLDYVSPMNQEHAFCLGIERLLGLQVPRRAQLIRVLFCEIGRILSHLLNVTTQAMDVGALTPPLWGFEEREKLMIFYERASGARLHANYFRPGGVHQDLPPALIDDIEAFIDPFLQVVDDLDNLVMGNRIFKQRNVDIGIVTVDEAMAWGFSGVMVRGSGIPWDLRKSQPYECYEEMEFDVPVGRNGDTYDRQVIRMEEMRESARIMRQCCVKLREPAGQGPIAATDGKFAPPPRREMKRSMEALIHHFKLYTEGFHVPAGEVYAAVEAPKGEFGVYLVADGTNKPYRCKIRAPGFAHLQAMDWMCRGHMLADVSCVLGTLDIVFGEVDR; this is translated from the coding sequence CGTCGAGCGGGTCGATCCGCATATCGGCCTGCTCCATCGCGGTACCGAGAAACTGATTGAGCACAAGACCTACCTTCAGGCCACGCCGTATTTCGACCGGCTCGACTACGTGTCGCCGATGAACCAGGAGCATGCCTTCTGCCTCGGCATCGAGAGGCTGCTGGGGTTGCAGGTGCCGCGCCGGGCCCAGCTCATCCGCGTGCTGTTCTGCGAGATCGGCCGCATCCTCTCACACCTCCTCAACGTGACCACGCAGGCCATGGATGTGGGCGCGCTGACGCCGCCGCTCTGGGGCTTCGAGGAGCGCGAGAAGCTGATGATCTTCTACGAGCGCGCGTCGGGCGCGCGTCTCCACGCCAACTACTTCCGGCCCGGCGGCGTGCACCAGGATCTGCCGCCGGCGCTGATCGACGACATCGAGGCCTTCATCGATCCGTTCCTGCAGGTGGTGGACGACCTCGACAATCTCGTCATGGGCAACCGCATCTTTAAGCAGCGCAACGTCGACATCGGCATCGTCACCGTGGACGAAGCCATGGCCTGGGGCTTCTCCGGGGTGATGGTGCGCGGCTCCGGAATCCCGTGGGACCTGCGAAAGTCGCAGCCCTACGAGTGCTACGAGGAGATGGAGTTCGACGTCCCCGTGGGCAGGAACGGCGACACCTACGATCGCCAGGTCATCCGCATGGAAGAGATGCGAGAATCGGCGCGTATCATGCGGCAATGCTGCGTGAAGTTGCGCGAGCCCGCCGGACAGGGGCCGATCGCGGCCACCGACGGCAAATTCGCGCCGCCGCCGCGCCGCGAGATGAAGCGCTCGATGGAAGCGCTGATCCACCACTTCAAGCTCTACACCGAAGGTTTCCACGTCCCCGCCGGCGAGGTCTACGCGGCGGTCGAGGCGCCCAAGGGCGAGTTCGGCGTCTATCTCGTCGCCGACGGCACCAACAAGCCCTACCGCTGCAAGATCCGTGCTCCGGGTTTCGCCCATCTCCAGGCCATGGACTGGATGTGCCGCGGCCACATGCTGGCCGACGTGTCCTGCGTGCTCGGCACGCTCGACATCGTGTTCGGCGAGGTGGACCGGTGA
- the nqo3 gene encoding NADH-quinone oxidoreductase chain 3 yields the protein MTKLIVDGTEVDVPAEYTLLQACEVAGAEIPRFCFHERLSIAGNCRMCLVELKGAPKPVASCAYAVKDCRPGPNGEPPEILTRSGTTKKAREGVMEFLLINHPLDCPICDQGGHCDLQDQAMAYGVDSTRYGENKRAVEEKYIGPLVRTAMNRCIHCTRCVRFLAEVAGVPDLGAIGRGEDMEITSYLESAMGSELQGNVADLCPVGALVHKPQSYEVRPWELSKTESIDVMDAVGCAIRVDARGREVMQIEPRVNEDINEEWISDKTRHAVDGLRAQRLDRPYLRENGRLRPASWGEAFAAIAAKTRAADPKRIGAIVGDLSAVEEIFALKTLMGSLGVINLDCRQAGEAIDPAWGRAAYTFNPTIPGIEDADAILLVGTNPRLEASLLNVRIRKRWRMAPLAVGLIGEAMDLTYPHTYLGSGPETLADIAAGRHSFAEVLKGASRPLVIVGTGALSRPDGAAILAAAAKLAKDVGAVSPEWNGFAVLQTAAARVGALDLGFVPGEGGLDFAAMAEPGALDVLFNLGADEIEIGAGAFVIYQGTHGDRGATRADVILPGAAYTEKNATFVNLEGRVQTTNRAGFPPGDAREDWAILRALSDVLGKRLAFDSLGALRRALYAEYPHFAALDAVAPGDVVATVETLAGLGGEANRSAFVSAVPDFYLTNAIARASRVLAECSSLARTRGLEAAE from the coding sequence ATGACCAAGCTCATCGTCGACGGCACCGAGGTCGATGTTCCGGCCGAGTATACCCTGCTGCAGGCCTGCGAAGTCGCGGGCGCGGAGATCCCGCGTTTCTGCTTCCATGAGCGGCTGTCCATCGCCGGCAATTGCCGCATGTGCCTGGTGGAGCTGAAGGGCGCTCCGAAGCCCGTGGCCTCCTGTGCCTACGCGGTGAAGGATTGCCGGCCCGGCCCCAACGGCGAGCCGCCCGAGATCCTCACCCGGTCGGGGACTACGAAAAAGGCCCGCGAGGGGGTGATGGAGTTTCTCCTCATCAACCACCCGCTCGATTGCCCGATCTGCGACCAGGGCGGCCATTGCGACCTGCAGGATCAGGCCATGGCTTACGGTGTCGATTCGACCCGCTACGGCGAGAACAAGCGCGCGGTGGAAGAGAAGTATATCGGCCCGCTGGTGCGGACCGCCATGAACCGCTGCATCCACTGCACCCGCTGCGTCCGCTTCCTGGCGGAAGTGGCCGGCGTGCCGGATCTCGGCGCCATCGGGCGCGGCGAGGACATGGAGATCACGAGCTACCTCGAGAGCGCCATGGGCTCCGAGCTTCAGGGCAACGTCGCCGATCTCTGTCCCGTGGGCGCCCTCGTCCATAAGCCGCAGAGCTACGAGGTGCGGCCCTGGGAGCTGTCGAAGACCGAATCCATCGACGTGATGGATGCCGTCGGCTGCGCCATCCGCGTCGATGCCCGTGGCCGGGAGGTCATGCAGATCGAGCCGCGCGTCAACGAGGACATCAACGAGGAGTGGATCTCCGACAAGACCCGCCATGCGGTGGACGGACTGCGCGCCCAGCGCCTCGACCGGCCGTATCTGCGGGAGAATGGACGCCTGCGTCCGGCCTCATGGGGTGAGGCCTTCGCGGCCATCGCCGCGAAGACGAGGGCCGCCGATCCGAAGCGCATCGGCGCCATCGTCGGTGATCTTTCCGCCGTAGAGGAGATCTTTGCCCTGAAGACCCTGATGGGGTCGCTCGGCGTGATCAATCTCGATTGCCGTCAGGCCGGCGAGGCAATCGACCCCGCCTGGGGTCGGGCCGCCTACACCTTCAATCCCACCATCCCGGGGATCGAGGATGCGGACGCGATCCTCCTGGTCGGGACCAATCCGCGCCTCGAAGCCTCGCTCCTCAACGTGCGCATCCGCAAGCGCTGGCGGATGGCGCCGCTGGCGGTGGGTCTCATCGGCGAGGCCATGGACCTCACCTATCCCCACACCTATCTCGGCTCGGGCCCCGAGACCTTGGCCGACATCGCCGCCGGCCGGCACAGCTTTGCCGAAGTGCTGAAGGGTGCGAGCCGCCCCCTCGTCATCGTCGGGACCGGGGCGCTGTCCCGTCCGGACGGGGCCGCCATCCTCGCGGCGGCGGCCAAGCTCGCCAAGGACGTCGGCGCCGTGAGCCCGGAATGGAACGGTTTCGCCGTGCTCCAGACCGCCGCCGCCCGCGTCGGCGCCCTCGATCTCGGCTTCGTGCCGGGGGAGGGGGGGCTCGACTTCGCCGCGATGGCCGAGCCGGGCGCCCTGGACGTGCTGTTCAACCTCGGCGCCGACGAGATCGAGATCGGTGCCGGCGCCTTCGTGATCTACCAGGGCACCCACGGCGACCGTGGCGCCACCCGCGCCGACGTGATCCTGCCGGGGGCCGCCTATACCGAGAAGAACGCCACCTTCGTCAACCTCGAAGGCCGGGTGCAGACCACAAACCGCGCCGGCTTCCCGCCGGGCGACGCCCGCGAGGATTGGGCGATCCTGCGCGCCCTGTCCGACGTTCTCGGCAAGCGTCTGGCCTTCGATTCCCTCGGCGCCCTGCGGCGTGCGCTCTATGCGGAATATCCGCATTTCGCCGCCCTCGACGCGGTGGCGCCGGGCGACGTCGTCGCCACGGTGGAGACTTTGGCGGGTCTCGGCGGCGAGGCGAACCGCTCGGCTTTCGTGTCGGCGGTGCCGGATTTCTATCTCACCAACGCCATCGCCCGCGCCTCGCGGGTTCTGGCCGAATGTTCGAGCCTCGCGCGGACGCGCGGCCTCGAAGCGGCGGAATAG
- the nqo1 gene encoding NADH-quinone oxidoreductase chain 1, translating to MLSDQDRIFTNLYGLHSPGLDEARKRGAWDGTKFLLEMGRDWIIDEMKASGLRGRGGAGFPTGLKWSFMPKKSDGRPHYLVVNADESEPGTCKDREIMRHDPHLLIEGCMLASFSMAAHACYIYIRGEYVAEKHALQKAVDEAYAARLVGKDNVHGYPFDIYVHHGAGAYICGEETALLESLEGKKGMPRLKPPFPANMGLYGCPTTVNNVESIAVAGTILRRGGAWFAGLGGKNNTGTKLFCVSGHVNKPCNVEEELGITFRELVDKHCGGMRGGWDNLLCSIPGGSSVPLVPAEQIIDAKMDFDTLRGLGSGLGTAAVIVLDRSTDIVAAIARIAYFYKHESCGQCTPCREGTGWMWRVMLRMAEGRAQRREIDMLLDVTKQIEGHTICALGDAAAWPIQGLIRHFRPEIEKRIDRYSANPHSDPVRIAAE from the coding sequence ATGCTCTCCGATCAGGATCGCATCTTCACCAATCTGTACGGCCTGCATTCCCCCGGTCTCGACGAGGCCAGGAAGCGTGGTGCCTGGGACGGCACCAAGTTCCTGCTGGAAATGGGTCGCGACTGGATCATCGACGAGATGAAGGCGTCCGGGCTGCGCGGACGCGGCGGTGCCGGCTTCCCGACCGGCCTGAAATGGTCGTTCATGCCCAAGAAGTCGGACGGGCGGCCGCATTACCTCGTGGTCAATGCCGACGAATCCGAGCCGGGCACCTGCAAGGACCGGGAGATCATGCGGCATGATCCGCATCTCCTGATCGAGGGCTGTATGCTGGCCTCGTTCTCGATGGCGGCGCATGCCTGCTACATCTACATCCGTGGCGAGTACGTGGCCGAGAAGCACGCCCTGCAGAAGGCGGTGGACGAGGCCTATGCGGCCCGCCTCGTGGGCAAGGACAATGTCCACGGCTACCCGTTCGACATCTACGTCCATCATGGCGCCGGCGCCTATATCTGCGGCGAGGAGACGGCCCTCCTCGAGAGCCTGGAGGGCAAGAAGGGCATGCCGCGCCTGAAGCCGCCATTCCCGGCCAATATGGGCCTCTACGGCTGTCCCACCACGGTGAACAACGTCGAGTCCATCGCCGTTGCCGGCACCATCCTGCGCCGGGGCGGGGCCTGGTTCGCCGGATTGGGCGGCAAGAACAACACCGGCACTAAGCTGTTCTGCGTGTCGGGCCACGTCAACAAGCCCTGCAACGTCGAGGAAGAGCTCGGCATCACCTTCCGCGAGCTCGTCGACAAGCATTGCGGCGGCATGCGCGGCGGTTGGGACAACCTGCTCTGCTCGATCCCCGGCGGCTCCTCGGTGCCCCTGGTGCCGGCCGAGCAGATCATCGACGCGAAGATGGATTTCGACACCCTGCGCGGCCTCGGCTCCGGCCTCGGCACGGCGGCGGTGATCGTCCTCGACCGCTCCACCGACATCGTCGCGGCCATCGCCCGCATCGCCTATTTCTACAAGCACGAGTCCTGTGGCCAGTGCACGCCGTGCCGCGAGGGCACCGGCTGGATGTGGCGCGTGATGCTGCGGATGGCGGAGGGCCGCGCCCAGCGCCGCGAGATCGACATGCTCCTCGACGTGACGAAGCAGATCGAGGGCCACACGATCTGCGCGCTCGGCGACGCGGCGGCCTGGCCGATCCAGGGCCTCATCCGCCACTTCCGCCCCGAGATCGAGAAGCGCATCGACCGCTACAGCGCCAACCCGCACAGCGACCCTGTGCGGATCGCGGCGGAGTGA